The sequence below is a genomic window from Nicotiana tomentosiformis chromosome 6, ASM39032v3, whole genome shotgun sequence.
ccaatacctaccctcgaggcatcacaatacacggtgtaagaacctgaagttgatggcagaactaacactggagttgtggtcaaagcagtcttgagcttctgaaagctctccttacactcatccgaccacctgactggagcacccttttgggtcaatctggtcaatggcgatgcaatagatgaaaattcctccacaaagcgacggtaatagcccgccaaaccaaggaagctcctaatctccgtggctgaggatggtctaagccaactctgcaccgcctctaccttcttcagatccacctgaataccctcactggacaccacgtgctccaggaatgctactgaaccgagccaaaactcatacttggagaactttgcgtaaagcttctcctccctcaatctctgtaatacaatcctcagatgctgagcatgctcctcctagctacgagagtacaccaggatgtcatcaatgaatacaataatgaatgagtccaaatagggttggaatacactgttcatcgaatgcatgaacgctactggggcattggtcagcccaaaagatatcaccaagaacttataatggccatatcggatCCTGAAaactgtcttaagaatatccgaatcccgaatcttcaactggtgatacccggacctcaaatcaatgttggagaacaccctcgctccctgaagctggtcaaataaatcatcaacacgagacaaaggatacttgttcttgactgtgaccttgctcaactgcctgtaatcaatgcatgTTCTCacggaaccatccttcttcttcacaaatagaactggtgcaccccaaggtgacaaactaggctgaataaaccccttattaaggagttcctaaagttgttccttcaactccttcaactccgccagtTCCATACGacacggtggaatagaaatgggctgaatgcccggcaccaaatcaataccaaaatcaatatctctatcaggtGGCAGTCACAAtacccaacggtgcacgcccacacgcccgtcacctagcatgtgcgccacctccaaataataaaatgatacaaaatttcgGGCTTTCATACACTCAGGACCaaatttacaatcgttacttacctcaatccgagcaaatctctactccgcaatgcccttgcctctcgaattggCCTCCGAGCGAccagaatctagccacaagcaatacaatacgatcaaaaTAGGCTAAAGGGATCGATTCCACaggaaaaataccaaattagagccaaaatccgaaatcggcccaaagccggccctcgggcccacgtctagaaatccgataaaagtcacaaaattcaaaaacccattcactcacgaatctagtcacaccaaatttaccaaaatccgacaacaaaatccccttcaaaacctcaaaattctatcTCAAGAACACTTCCACTTTTttccaatttttcaccccaaatcacaattcacatgataaaaatcaagatataatcatggaaatttTACCAAAATAAAGTGAGAAATACTTACCCCCAATAAACTCCCTCAAAATcccttcaaaaatcgcctaaatccgtggtctctagctcaaaatatgaaaaatgggctcaaaccctcaattttgaaatttaacacaaCTGTCCagatttccttaatcgcgattgcggaaaaggccttgcgatcgcgaagaacaacttcgctccctcaaaaatttactctacgcgaacgcgtaacacctcacgcgaacgcgatatactagctgctcacacctacgcgatcgcaattgtcctcacgcgaccgcgaagagtaacactcaaactccactgctgcctcacttcttcttcgcaaacgcggcctagcccacgcgttcgcggtgcactgcctgataaccttacgcgatcgcgtcttcatcttcgcgaacgcaaagagcaattttagctgacctctcagatgacctacgcgatcgcgagatctctctcgcgaacacgatgaagaaaaatgtctgcaataacaccagaaaatctgccaaTTCCCTATGTCCagaaatgacccgttgagcatccgaaacacgcccgaggcccccgggtcctcaaccaaacataccaaccaattctaaaataccatacgaacttagtcgagccttcaaatcacgtcgaacaacatcaaaaatacggattatgcacagattcaagcctaagaacttctaaacttccaaattcgacaaccgatgccgaaatcaaccaaaccacgtccgaatgacctcaaattttgcacacaggtctaaaatgacaccacgaacctactccaacttccgtaaatccaatccgaccccgatatcaaaattttcactgccgacaaaattcgccaaaattctaaccttcgccaattcaagccaaattctactacgaacctccaaatcatattccggatgcgttcctaagtccaaaattacctaacggagctaacggaaccatcaaaattcaaatccgaggtcatttacatataagtcaacgtccggttgacttttccaacttaaacttctactttagagactaagtttCTCAATCCATtccgaaactactccggacccgaaccaactaacccgatatatcataatataactgAAAAGCGCAAAAGAAAGCAGAAAtgggaaaatggggttataactctcgaaacgaccggccgggtcgttacacttatgtTTTAATATGATGActattttgtttatttatttttctatattttgtgTTAAAATAATTATGATGGGCGCTTGATTGCATAATGGTGCAGTAAAACGGATCTAAATGTGGAATTAAAAAATTAACATTAAACAGATTACAATTAGAGTGGTTTAAACTGCTATGTAAACAACTGTAAAATTTGTAACAATTACAACGGTTACAACCGCCATAATAAGCAAAGTAAATAGCCATTTTAAACAATGCATATTACGGTGACTTTCTCTGCATATTTACATCGGTTAAAGGAAAATTGATGTATTATACCTTTTGGCGGAAGCGATTATGACGGTCTTATAAGCCGCCATTTAGGATAATCCGCTATATGCATAAAAATCCGCTGCAGTTTTTTGTCATGTACAAAAACTATCATGAAATATGACTTCAGAAAGCAGTGAAGAGAAAATAAGTAGTGACATACCAATAGTTCTAAATCCCATATTAGTCGTGTTCCTATACAAGTCCAGTAAAGAGAAAATAAGTAGTGACATACCAATAGTTCTTTTGCAATGAAGAACAGCCTCATAAATGGAGCTCTCAGAATCACAAGACCTGCGCCAATCATCAACAGAACAAGTTAAGCTTGTCCGTGGAGATGTCCCCTGTGAACAATAAATATTCACTCCCTCTATTGTACTTGTACTAATTCCACTTTTGCACCCAAAATCACATCTTATTTTTTGGCACAAAGGCTTCAGAAAATCGAACAACTTCTGCATAACATTCCGACTGGACAACGATCCTCCACATCTCCTAAATGATATACAGAGAACTCTACTAGAGGAGTGCAGTTCTTGTTTGGTTTTTAAAGATTGTGGATATTTTGGCACGGAGCTCGAAGGATAGTAATTAGTACTCTCCATTTTCATTGGATTGATGAGAAGAGGCATAAGGGAGCCTTTAGATATGAGTTCATCAGCCTGAACAAGTGTTAATGGAGACTCAGCTGATGTTGGaaaattaaaattcatcaaatcgTGTGGATTAACGTTAGAGAAACTCTTTGAAGGAGAAAGTGTAGGATCCATTTCAATGTAGGCAGCTTCGCCAAAATCATCGGATGCATATTCCGTGGAGATTCTCATCAACGAATTCTCCATGCTTTCAAAAGATGGCTTCCAACTCTAAACAGAGAAGAGGAGAAAAGAGAAAACAAAGAAAGGTTCTGTATAGTTTTAAAAGGTATATAAAAAGAGGGTGTTCAACAAGCATAATGGAACATacatatgtatgtatatgtatgaatgtatgtatgtatgtgtaaCTTTTATATACTGTCCATGAGAAACTATAAGTTCTCATAAAAAGTGAgattaatataaaaaatttacACCATCAATTAAATGATAGTAGTAATTTTATTAAAGAAGCTATCATTTTGCTAACAATAATATATGTGGAGGTCTACTAAAACAAATTTCAATTAGTAAATGATAATAAAATGGAGTAGAAATAGAAAAGCAAACCCCACATGCACTCATGAACTTTACATTACATCCAAAGCTTAGCTAAATTAGAATTGTATTTTAGTATATTATATACTGTATATAATTTGTAGAACTACTAAACTTCACGGAGAAGTTGGTTTCTCTTCATGACTTTATAGAAATCGCCAATAATAGCTAAGGAATTAAAATGTCTGTTAGTAGACATGTTCATGCTTAGTCCAGAATCATTGCCAAACTAATTAATTAAAGCCAGTATGCTCATGAGAATTCAGCAATAAGCTTTCATACTTAAATCACAAGCCTTAAAATGCACATTGTGGACAGATCTTATGATTTGCTTTGCTTTCTATTATTGGCACTATCAGTTTGCACAAACACTCCTTGATTCCAATTTTTGGGATGTTTTTATAAACAACAACTAGTACAAGCTATATCCAAGCAACAAAGTCATACTTCATGATACTATTGGAGTAGTTTATACTTTATACCACATTCTAATATTAATCCAGTAATGAACATTTTCACGCTTTAAAGAGTGAATGAAAACTAAAAAAggtttaaaaaaatcaaaatgaaTGCGCTCCACGTCCCTACAGACTTGCTTTTCCACCCAGCTTGTCGGGGGTTCATCaggtgtttcatgttttcatgcttcagaaatatcatgAGAATTAGGCACaggtgttggatttcagctcggtGTATTTTAATAAGAATCTAGATTATGAAGAAGATTCGGTAGCCATTTTAGAGAGGCATGTTTGGAAGTTGAGGTCCAAAGATATTGCATCAGTGAGGGTTCAATAGAaaggtcaaccggtcgaggaaGCGATCTGGGAGACTAGCATGATATGCACAGtagatatcctcatctttttggcatcccgggtataattctaaacccgttcgaggacaaacgtttatttTAAAGGGGAGAACATAATAACGTGACTAGCAATTTTATTTATTTGAGCCCCATtttcctatttgatgcttcccgcatctttttttgttattttgtgacatgggggggggggggggggagtttttttggtttctagaaggtttcagaatgaattgaaaaACTTAGTTTCACTGTTAGAAGCTTAATTTATAAAAGTTGGCCAAGGTTTGACTTTGGAGTATATGTCCTTGGAATGGtgatttgatgattctaataggttcgtatggtgattttaaactTGGGAGTATATTCGAACTTGGATCTAGAGGTTCCTAGATGGTTTAGCTTATTTGTcgtaagttggcaatttaaaggtttggagagttcatagggTTGACTGAGAGTTGGCTTTGATGTTATCAGGTTACGGTCGGTGTTCTGAGAATTTGGATTGATTATTTAGTTGAtcggaacttgtgtgcaaagtttggttgaaatccagaatattgtaacttacaagactaggaaaatatacgtaaattctaggacattaatttttttctttataccttgttatcaaacttgtgtaattacgagatcatgcaaaatgaaagaatggcttagccttaacatacttggagtaggaaaaaattcgtagAATATTATtggaaaagattgcaccgtactcctttagaactataaaattttacgttgctacgaTTCTAACAATTCTCATTGGAATTGTTTGGTTACAAGAATTTCGTTGAAACCTTTTAGGAGAATTTGATTGCAAGAAATCTCGTTGTTAATGTCTTTGTAGGAACTTGAATTGTAAAAGTTTCTAACGTTCTGTTATGAAGGAATTTTGTAAGACTTTTCTAAGCAATTTCGTTGCTAAGGTGCAAAGCTCACCTATGAGTTGTAGTGTCTTGTAGTTAAAAGCTAATGTTCTGATTGTGTTTTTGTATTCAAGACATGTGAAGATGAAGTTTTGTTGAAAGCTttgtgaaaatggctaacattAGTTTGCCACCTCGAGTCTTTGAGAATAAATATATGTAATATTTTTACATTAGTTTGCCACCTAAGCTCATATGATTACTTAGTCATATGTATTAATAGTGGCTTACTGCcatgtgggggtgggggtggggaaaGTTAAAATTAtgcaataattaattaactaattaggtaatatttcgctacccgataattaaccaattacccgcataattaagaattgtcctcaaattacttaaaattctacttatttttaatacactttatacatcatactatcacggtcatattGTACCTtgcatggtactagtccataaataccgagtattatcGCTCGacctgtattttatcccaaattggcaaccttcaacgaaactcattttctttaattcgtgtaccctttccTTCGTGGCACTTACTTATTacatgttataaatagcataaatatactaatctcaagataatctcatccccgagtttatgtcaattaactgaagatgaaactttaacgtacgaaaaatgcgagatgtaacatccttcctcCTTTAGAAACATTCAACCTCGAATGTCTTCTCTTAGATACTTTGGAAAATTTTTTGCTAGAGTCTCttccgtacactagactaaaaccaacatGTACGCAGCCAGAAAATATACTATACTTGCCATACATGGCCACTGTCTATAATAGCAACACTTGGCTTTTTACAACTGTCCATTATAAATTCTGAGAGTAAAAAATGAGAGCTTACTTGATGACCTACTGGTctgaatagagctgtgctgaggtatcctacctcgagccatatcttcaatttgaaataggtgggggtatttagacttaaTTTCTTCCTctgcttcccacgtcatctcttccacattcttgcttctccataaaaccttcacggaggccaCCTCCTTATTCGgaagcttgcggatttgtcggtctaggatggcaaccgaaatttcctcgtatgacaagtcctccgtaatctgtacatcatttgtgggcaccactcgggtaggatcgccaatgcacttccgtagcatggatatgtgaaaaaccggatggacagactctaaTTCTgtgggcaattctaactcataagctacttggcccactctccgaatgatcctataaggcccaatataccgtgcgctaagttttcctttcttgccaaaccttaTCACACCATTCATAGGTGACacttttaagaatacccagtcattaaccacGAACTCTAAATCTTGTCGCCGcacatcagaatatgacttctgacgactctgagttgTCAATAGTCGCTCCCGAATGAGCTTTACTttttctatggcctgctgaaccaggtctggcccatgtaatcCAGATTCTCCaatatcaaaccaccctataggagatctgcacttacgccaatacaaagcctcgtatggagccatctggatacgggagtagtaactgttattatatgaaaactcgataagaggtagatgttcatcccaacttcttttaaaatccagcACACATGcttgtaacatatcctcgagcgacTGAATTGTGCGTTCGGCCTGTCCATCAGTTTGCGGATGAAAATTTatgctaagattcacctgagtccctagacctttctgaaatgacctccaaaaatgtgctgtaaactgggccccacggtcagatataatagatattggTACTCCGTGTAGTCGCACTATCTCTTTAATAtacaactttgcataatcttctgctgtatatgtagatctgaccggtagaaaatgagctgatttcgtgagcctatcgactatcacccgtatggaatcgaacttacgatgagaatgaggtaaacccgtgataaagtccatatttatcgcctcccatttccatgtcgggatctctatagtctgcattagccctccgggcttctggtgctctatcttcacctgctggcaactaggacactgagcgacatactcaacaatgttcttcttcatatcgttccaccaatacaCGTCTTtgatgtcatgatacatcttcgttgaTCCAGGATGAATGGAAtagcatgaataatgtgcctctgacataatcctctctcctagccctgctacatctggaacacatagatgacccctgtatctgagaaccccatctcccttgagctctaataatggcttcttctgctgtggaactcgctctctcaacttgaCCAACtttgggtcctcgtactgcctttcctttacttcagctatgagagatgattttgcagtattttggaaTACAACTCCACCATTGTAAGAGTCTACTAACCGAACACctaaacaagccaattgatgaatctctctagttaattgtcttttctcggactctacatgtgctaagctacccatggATCgatgacttaaggcatctgctaccacattagctttccctggatggtagagaatgttaatatCGTAACTTtttaataactcaagccatcgcctctgtcgtaaattcaactctttttgcttgaagatatattgcaggatTTTATGATCTGTGAAtgcatcaacatgaacaccatataaataatgccgccatatcttaagtgcatgaacaaccgcagctaactcgaggtcgtgggtcggataattccgtccgtgcttccttaactgccttaaAGCATAcccaattaccttcccatgttgcattaggacacatcctaacccgacacctgaggcatcactatacatggcataaccatctggaccctctggaagtgctagaactggtgctgaggtcaacctattcttaagctcttggaaactctgctcaCAGGCCTCTGTCCACtaaaacttagttgctttctgcgtcaacttcgttaatggtgctgaaagagaagaaaaaccctctacgaacctccggtagtatcctgctcgAGTTAGCTgattgtctacctttatacctccatcagatacaatgtgccccaagaatgctacagacttcaaccaaaactcacatttagaaaacttagcatacaatttattatcacggagggtttggagtaccgctcgcagatggtccacatgctcatcctctgaacgtgaataaaccagaatatcatcaataaagactATCATGAACAGATCAAAATATGGCCAGAATAGgctgttcatcaagtccataaatacggcaggtgcattcgtcaacccgaaggacatgacaaggaactcgaagtggccatatcgggttctgaaggcGGTCTtaggaatatctttctcccgaactctgacctggtggtatcccgaccttaaatctatctttgaaaagcaacTAGccccttgcaactgatcaaacaggtcattgatccttggaagtggatacttattcttgatagttaccttgttcagctgcctataatcgatacacatcctcagcgagccgtctttcttccgcacaaacagtaccggtgcaccctaaggtgaa
It includes:
- the LOC138894061 gene encoding uncharacterized protein, yielding MAPAELKELKEQLKDLVEKGKANVVADALSHRSMGSLAHVESEKRQLTREIHQLACLGVRLVDSYNGGVVFQNTAKSSLIAEVKERQYEDPKLVKLRERVPQQKKPLLELKGDGVLRYRGHLCVPDVAGLGERIMSEAHYSCYSIHPGSTKMYHDIKDVYWWNDMKKNIVEYVAQCPSCQQMAPYEALYWRKCRSPIGWFDIGESGLHGPDLVQQAIEKVKLIRERLLTTQSRQKSYSDVRRQDLEFVVNDWVFLKVSPMNGVIRFGKKGKLSARCKKPSVAIIDSGHVWQV